One window of Sinorhizobium numidicum genomic DNA carries:
- a CDS encoding ABC transporter ATP-binding protein: MNASDRKQRAVDSETISGILRRVIAENGRDHIRGYAFVIACLVVVAATTGFTAWIMETVINEAFANRRADIVLLICSAIFAAFVLRGLATYGQAVALSKIGNNIVARYQRRLYAHLMALSVGYFHEQRSAQLAAKISQNVSGIRDVLNMTVTSIARDFLTLIGLVGVMFSKDWLLSLIVFLVAPPLLIGLRYISRRLRLATREAVEVNSRVLGAMQETIQGVTIVKAFTMENELRRKVEAIIDRAENRANRIARLSERTAPMTETFAGLAISSVLAYSAFRAIYSNVPPGAFFAFVTALLMAYDPARRLARLQVSLERAAVNARMVYEILDTVPHQRDRPDATELKLSEATVELRDVHFAYGAGDEILKGVSFHAEGGKTTALVGPSGAGKSTIISLIPRFYDPQSGQILIDGQDIAGVTKHSLRNGLAYVSQQPYLFEGSIRDNIRYGRPDATDAEIEEAARLAFAHDFILAQPQGYDTPVGEHGITLSGGQRQRLSIARALVRNAPILLLDEATSALDTESEAAVQKALDQAMSGRTVIVIAHRLSTVVNADKIVVMKDGRVVEEGTHEELARRPDGLYARLHNLQGRSPDVPAEAQIL, encoded by the coding sequence TTGAACGCCAGCGATAGAAAACAGCGCGCGGTCGATTCCGAAACAATCAGCGGGATCCTGCGGCGCGTCATTGCCGAAAACGGTCGCGATCATATCCGCGGCTATGCTTTTGTCATCGCCTGCCTGGTGGTGGTGGCGGCGACGACGGGCTTCACCGCCTGGATCATGGAGACCGTAATCAACGAGGCGTTTGCCAACAGACGGGCGGATATCGTCCTGCTGATCTGCAGCGCCATCTTCGCCGCCTTCGTCCTGCGGGGGCTTGCAACCTACGGGCAGGCCGTTGCGCTCTCGAAGATCGGCAACAATATCGTTGCACGCTATCAGCGCCGGCTTTACGCGCACCTGATGGCTCTCAGCGTCGGCTATTTCCACGAACAGCGTTCGGCCCAGCTCGCGGCGAAGATCAGTCAGAATGTCAGCGGCATCCGCGACGTACTGAACATGACGGTCACGTCGATCGCACGCGATTTTCTGACCTTGATCGGCCTTGTCGGCGTCATGTTCAGCAAGGACTGGCTGCTCTCTCTGATCGTCTTCCTTGTCGCGCCGCCGCTGCTTATCGGCCTACGCTACATCTCCAGGCGTCTGCGCCTGGCGACGCGGGAGGCGGTCGAAGTCAACAGCCGCGTTCTCGGCGCGATGCAGGAGACCATTCAAGGCGTCACCATCGTCAAAGCCTTCACGATGGAGAACGAACTGCGCCGCAAAGTCGAGGCGATCATCGATCGCGCCGAAAACCGTGCGAACCGCATTGCGCGGCTCAGCGAACGTACGGCGCCGATGACGGAAACCTTTGCCGGACTGGCGATATCGAGCGTGCTCGCCTACAGTGCCTTTCGCGCGATTTACAGCAACGTGCCGCCGGGCGCCTTCTTCGCTTTCGTCACCGCTCTGCTGATGGCTTACGACCCGGCACGGCGGTTGGCGCGCCTGCAGGTGTCGCTGGAGCGTGCCGCTGTCAATGCCCGCATGGTCTACGAAATTCTCGACACGGTTCCGCATCAGCGCGATCGTCCGGATGCGACCGAACTGAAGCTCAGCGAAGCGACGGTTGAGTTGCGCGACGTGCACTTCGCCTATGGCGCGGGCGATGAGATCCTGAAGGGCGTCAGCTTCCACGCTGAGGGCGGGAAGACCACCGCGCTGGTCGGCCCCTCCGGTGCCGGCAAATCGACCATTATCAGCCTCATCCCGCGGTTCTACGATCCACAGTCGGGACAGATCCTCATCGATGGCCAGGACATCGCCGGCGTTACCAAGCATTCGCTGCGCAACGGCCTCGCCTATGTCTCGCAGCAACCCTATCTTTTCGAGGGCTCGATCCGCGACAATATCCGCTATGGACGGCCGGACGCCACGGATGCGGAAATCGAGGAAGCGGCGCGGCTCGCCTTTGCGCATGATTTCATCCTGGCGCAGCCGCAGGGCTATGACACGCCTGTCGGCGAACATGGTATCACGCTCTCCGGCGGCCAGCGCCAGCGCCTGTCGATCGCCCGTGCGCTCGTTCGCAATGCACCCATTCTTCTTCTCGATGAAGCGACCTCGGCGCTCGATACCGAGTCAGAGGCGGCCGTTCAGAAGGCCCTCGACCAGGCGATGAGCGGCCGGACCGTCATCGTCATCGCCCATCGCCTCTCCACGGTGGTCAACGCCGACAAGATCGTCGTCATGAAGGATGGCCGGGTCGTGGAGGAGGGGACGCACGAGGAGCTTGCACGCCGCCCGGACGGTCTTTACGCTCGGCTCCACAACCTCCAAGGGCGCAGCCCGGATGTGCCGGCCGAGGCACAAATCCTTTAG
- the nth gene encoding endonuclease III, giving the protein MKNVKLKSPGEMAKSKPTAAGRSRARPRTAYSPAEIEEIFHRFSIQRPEPRGELEHVNPFTLVVAVALSAQATDAGVNKATRALFAVADTPEKMLALGEDKLRDYIKTIGLYRNKAKNVIALSEKLISDFGGQVPRTREELMTLPGVGRKTANVVLSMAFGQPTIAVDTHIFRIANRIRLAPGKTPDEVEAHLLRVIPKDYLYHAHHWLILHGRYVCKARRPECERCVIADLCKSPEKTCDIPAPLVELPPQVVPVAG; this is encoded by the coding sequence ATGAAAAACGTAAAACTCAAATCGCCAGGGGAAATGGCAAAATCGAAGCCGACGGCAGCCGGCCGCTCGCGGGCACGACCACGCACCGCCTACAGTCCCGCCGAAATCGAGGAAATCTTTCACCGGTTCTCCATTCAGCGCCCGGAGCCGAGAGGCGAACTCGAGCATGTCAATCCGTTCACGCTGGTGGTGGCGGTCGCCCTTTCTGCGCAGGCGACCGATGCCGGCGTCAACAAGGCGACGCGTGCGCTCTTTGCCGTCGCCGACACGCCGGAGAAAATGCTGGCGCTCGGGGAGGACAAGCTTCGCGACTATATCAAGACGATCGGCCTTTACCGCAACAAGGCCAAGAATGTGATTGCTCTCAGCGAGAAGCTCATCAGCGATTTTGGCGGCCAGGTGCCCCGCACGCGCGAAGAACTGATGACCTTGCCGGGAGTGGGGCGCAAGACCGCCAACGTGGTGCTTTCAATGGCCTTCGGCCAGCCGACGATCGCCGTCGACACTCACATATTCCGGATCGCCAACCGCATCCGCCTGGCGCCCGGCAAGACGCCCGACGAGGTGGAGGCGCATCTCCTGCGGGTCATTCCGAAGGATTATCTCTACCATGCCCATCATTGGTTGATTCTTCATGGTCGCTATGTCTGCAAGGCGCGGCGGCCGGAATGTGAACGTTGTGTGATCGCCGATCTCTGCAAATCGCCGGAGAAGACGTGCGACATTCCAGCCCCTCTGGTTGAATTGCCGCCGCAGGTGGTCCCGGTCGCCGGTTAA
- a CDS encoding methylglyoxal synthase: MADRKCLALIAHDQKKDDLAAFAKANEAVLSDWKIVATGTTGGRVLDVCPGLDITRLKSGPLGGDQQIGAMIATGDVHFLIFFVDPLTAMPHDVDVKALMRLAIVYDIPMALNRATAEQLIDFKPN, from the coding sequence ATGGCAGATCGGAAATGTCTTGCCCTGATCGCCCATGATCAGAAGAAAGATGACCTTGCCGCCTTTGCCAAGGCAAACGAGGCCGTGTTGTCCGACTGGAAGATCGTCGCGACCGGAACAACCGGCGGCCGTGTTCTCGACGTCTGCCCGGGCCTTGATATCACGCGCCTGAAAAGCGGACCGCTCGGCGGCGACCAGCAGATCGGCGCGATGATCGCAACGGGCGACGTGCACTTCCTGATCTTCTTCGTCGATCCGCTCACAGCCATGCCGCACGACGTCGACGTCAAGGCGCTGATGCGGCTTGCAATCGTCTATGACATTCCGATGGCGCTCAACCGCGCGACGGCCGAGCAGTTGATCGACTTCAAGCCCAACTGA
- a CDS encoding glucokinase — protein MPSASDHSFSFPILIGDIGGTNARFALLVDANAEPKQLPPIKTGDFATIEEAMQRSILDKTSVQPRSAILAVAGPIKGDEIPLTNAGWVIRPKDMLASLGLEDVLVINDFEAQALAIAAPADGDLVQIGGGSVRPLTSRVVLGPGTGLGVAGLVFAQRTWIPVPGEGGHVDIGPRTERDFRIWPFLEPIEGRMAGEQILCGRGIMNLYRAVCAADGVEPLLKDQAEVTTTALSGADPAAVETVSLFCTYLGRVAGDMALIFMARGGVFLAGGISQKILPALMKPEFRAAFENKAPHSALMRTIPTFAVIHPMAALSGLATFARAPRDFGVATEGRRWRS, from the coding sequence ATGCCCAGTGCGAGTGATCACAGTTTCTCCTTTCCAATCTTGATCGGCGATATCGGCGGCACGAATGCCCGCTTCGCACTGCTCGTCGATGCCAATGCCGAACCGAAGCAGCTTCCTCCGATCAAGACGGGCGATTTCGCGACGATCGAGGAGGCGATGCAGAGGAGCATCCTCGACAAGACGTCCGTTCAGCCGCGTTCGGCCATCCTGGCGGTCGCGGGTCCGATCAAAGGCGATGAAATCCCGCTGACGAATGCCGGCTGGGTGATCCGTCCGAAGGACATGCTCGCAAGCCTCGGCCTCGAAGACGTGCTGGTCATCAACGACTTCGAGGCGCAGGCGCTCGCCATCGCTGCGCCGGCCGATGGCGACCTTGTCCAGATCGGTGGCGGCAGCGTCCGGCCGCTGACTTCGCGTGTCGTGCTCGGGCCAGGGACAGGACTCGGCGTCGCCGGCCTTGTCTTTGCGCAACGCACCTGGATCCCGGTGCCGGGCGAAGGCGGCCATGTCGACATCGGGCCGCGCACCGAGCGGGATTTCAGGATCTGGCCGTTCCTGGAGCCAATCGAGGGCCGCATGGCGGGCGAGCAGATCCTCTGCGGCCGCGGCATCATGAACCTCTATCGGGCGGTCTGCGCCGCCGATGGCGTAGAGCCGCTGCTCAAGGATCAGGCGGAAGTAACGACGACAGCATTGTCGGGTGCCGATCCGGCCGCGGTCGAAACCGTCTCGCTCTTCTGCACCTATCTCGGGCGTGTCGCCGGCGACATGGCGCTGATCTTCATGGCGCGGGGCGGCGTTTTCCTTGCCGGCGGTATTTCGCAAAAGATACTGCCAGCGTTGATGAAACCGGAGTTCCGTGCCGCCTTCGAGAACAAGGCGCCACATTCCGCGCTGATGCGCACGATTCCCACTTTCGCGGTCATCCATCCCATGGCGGCGCTCTCCGGGCTCGCCACATTTGCGCGCGCGCCAAGAGACTTCGGTGTTGCAACAGAGGGACGGCGCTGGAGAAGCTGA
- a CDS encoding 2,3-bisphosphoglycerate-dependent phosphoglycerate mutase, with product MSGTLVLVRHGQSEWNLKNLFTGWRDPDLTELGVEEAKAGGKALADYGIKFDIAFTSSLVRAQRTCQLVLDAVGQSSLETIRDQALNERDYGDLSGLNKDDARAKWGEEQVHIWRRSYDVSPPGGESLRDTGARVWPYYLTDILPRVLSGQKVLVAAHGNSLRALVMVLDKLTKEQILKLNLATGVPMVYKLKADSTVASKEVLGDMSGAH from the coding sequence ATGAGCGGCACCCTCGTTCTCGTTCGGCATGGCCAGAGCGAATGGAACCTGAAGAATCTCTTCACCGGATGGCGTGATCCGGACCTGACCGAACTTGGCGTCGAGGAGGCGAAGGCCGGCGGCAAGGCGCTCGCCGACTACGGCATCAAATTCGACATCGCCTTCACGTCTTCGCTCGTCCGCGCACAGCGCACCTGCCAACTCGTTCTCGACGCCGTCGGCCAGTCGTCGCTAGAAACGATCCGCGATCAGGCGCTGAACGAACGCGACTACGGCGATCTTTCCGGCCTCAACAAGGACGATGCGCGCGCGAAATGGGGCGAGGAGCAGGTCCACATCTGGCGCCGCTCCTATGACGTCTCGCCGCCGGGCGGCGAAAGCCTGCGCGATACCGGCGCGCGTGTCTGGCCCTATTATCTCACCGACATTCTGCCGCGCGTGCTTTCCGGCCAGAAGGTACTGGTTGCCGCGCATGGCAATTCGCTGCGCGCGCTGGTCATGGTTCTCGACAAGCTGACCAAGGAACAGATCCTGAAGCTCAATTTGGCGACCGGCGTTCCGATGGTCTACAAGCTCAAGGCAGACTCCACGGTCGCCTCCAAGGAAGTGCTGGGCGATATGTCCGGCGCGCATTAA
- the mepA gene encoding penicillin-insensitive murein endopeptidase, with protein MGLNTRAALRSCGSALVALIVGASVLTADAARADGTPAKELFGTKTLPTQAAAASYGFYSKGCLAGGVAIPTDGPTWQAMRLSRNRRWGHPAMIALIERFSHDAVEKIGWPGLLLGDISQPRGGPMLSGHASHQIGLDADIWLTPMPQRTLSYQERESISATSMLQKDKFLTVDPSIWTPAHARLIMLAASYPQVERVFVNPAIKKKLCNTWTGDRSALGKVRPIYGHDYHFHVRIKCPADAKGCKGQAAVPAGDGCGKSLAWWFTDEPWAKPKKKPEKPVKPKFAMLADLPKACTLVLNGPPPASEQEATYGTAYRSVAAVPAAAVSVEAIIGAAADTPLEKIPVPAPRPPLQ; from the coding sequence ATGGGATTGAATACGCGCGCTGCACTTCGATCTTGCGGTTCTGCGCTAGTGGCTTTGATCGTCGGTGCAAGCGTCCTCACGGCGGATGCCGCCCGCGCGGATGGCACACCGGCCAAGGAGCTCTTTGGCACAAAGACATTACCTACGCAGGCGGCGGCAGCCTCATACGGCTTCTATTCCAAGGGCTGCCTCGCCGGCGGCGTCGCGATCCCGACGGACGGTCCGACGTGGCAGGCCATGCGCCTGTCGCGCAATCGCCGCTGGGGCCACCCTGCTATGATCGCGCTGATCGAACGCTTCTCGCACGATGCGGTCGAAAAGATCGGCTGGCCCGGACTCCTGCTCGGCGATATATCGCAGCCGCGCGGCGGCCCGATGCTCTCCGGCCATGCCTCGCATCAGATCGGTCTCGATGCCGACATCTGGTTGACGCCGATGCCGCAGAGGACGCTGAGCTATCAGGAACGCGAATCGATTTCGGCAACTTCCATGCTGCAAAAGGACAAGTTCCTGACGGTCGACCCGTCGATCTGGACGCCTGCTCATGCGCGGCTAATCATGCTGGCGGCGAGCTATCCGCAGGTCGAGCGCGTCTTCGTCAATCCCGCCATCAAGAAGAAGCTCTGCAATACATGGACCGGCGACCGCTCGGCGCTCGGCAAAGTTCGACCGATCTATGGTCACGACTACCATTTCCATGTTCGCATCAAATGTCCGGCGGATGCGAAGGGCTGCAAGGGTCAGGCGGCGGTGCCCGCTGGCGACGGCTGCGGCAAGTCGCTGGCCTGGTGGTTCACCGACGAACCCTGGGCGAAGCCGAAGAAGAAACCCGAGAAGCCAGTGAAGCCGAAATTTGCGATGCTCGCCGATCTGCCGAAAGCCTGCACCCTGGTGCTGAACGGTCCCCCTCCGGCATCAGAACAGGAAGCCACCTACGGGACGGCCTATCGCTCCGTCGCCGCAGTGCCTGCCGCAGCAGTGAGCGTAGAGGCCATCATCGGCGCCGCAGCGGACACCCCGCTCGAAAAGATTCCGGTGCCGGCGCCGCGTCCTCCTTTGCAGTAG
- a CDS encoding TetR/AcrR family transcriptional regulator, which yields MQRTRRSSRQRSDATRAAILDAARDLFVTRGYAETATPDIVAAAGLTRGALYHHFEDKKALFRAVVEREARLVAETIEQSTEAALSPRDALLTGADAYFTAMAAPGRVRLLLLDGPAVLGAAEIAAIDAGHARRTLEEGLALAMEPRKIDETVLQATAILLSAAFDRAALEIQAGATQAAYSDAIANLIDRLIAQ from the coding sequence ATGCAACGTACCCGACGCTCAAGCCGGCAGCGCTCCGATGCCACCCGTGCCGCGATCCTCGACGCGGCACGCGATCTCTTCGTGACCCGCGGATATGCCGAGACCGCCACGCCGGACATCGTTGCTGCGGCCGGGCTGACGCGTGGAGCGCTTTATCACCACTTCGAGGACAAGAAGGCACTGTTCCGGGCCGTCGTCGAGCGAGAGGCCCGACTGGTCGCGGAGACAATTGAACAATCGACGGAGGCAGCGTTATCTCCGCGTGACGCCCTGCTGACCGGCGCCGATGCCTATTTCACCGCCATGGCTGCTCCCGGCAGAGTTCGCTTGTTGCTGCTCGACGGCCCGGCCGTTCTCGGCGCGGCCGAAATCGCGGCGATAGACGCCGGGCATGCGCGCCGCACGCTCGAAGAAGGGCTGGCGCTCGCCATGGAGCCTCGAAAAATCGATGAAACGGTACTGCAAGCAACCGCGATCCTGCTTTCGGCTGCCTTCGACCGGGCAGCGCTTGAAATACAGGCGGGCGCCACGCAGGCGGCTTACAGCGACGCGATCGCCAACCTGATCGATCGCCTGATCGCGCAGTGA
- a CDS encoding SH3 domain-containing protein, which yields MSYVMRHIISRVSVLLVAACIATAVMTPGAFAQAAKGASGLPLPRFVSLKAKSVNLRIGPSLDYAVAFRYLKSGVPVEIIQEYDNWRRIRDADGTEGWVNQALLSGDRTALAAPWMRGKGEGIFVNLRRDPQGTAPIVARMEPGVVLHIGECNGDWCHAETQGVEGWIAQSEIWGAYPGEAFK from the coding sequence ATGAGCTACGTCATGCGTCACATCATTTCCAGAGTCTCCGTCCTGTTGGTCGCCGCCTGCATCGCAACAGCGGTAATGACCCCCGGTGCCTTTGCCCAGGCGGCCAAGGGCGCGAGCGGTTTGCCGCTGCCCCGCTTCGTCAGCCTGAAGGCGAAGAGTGTCAATCTGCGCATCGGTCCCAGCCTCGATTATGCGGTCGCCTTCCGCTATCTCAAATCCGGCGTTCCGGTCGAAATCATCCAGGAATATGACAACTGGCGCCGGATACGCGACGCTGATGGGACAGAGGGCTGGGTAAACCAGGCGCTACTTTCCGGTGATCGCACGGCGCTCGCGGCTCCGTGGATGCGCGGCAAGGGAGAGGGCATCTTCGTCAATCTGAGGCGCGATCCTCAAGGTACGGCGCCGATCGTCGCCCGGATGGAGCCCGGCGTCGTCCTGCATATCGGTGAATGCAACGGCGACTGGTGCCACGCCGAGACGCAAGGGGTGGAAGGCTGGATCGCGCAGAGCGAGATCTGGGGCGCCTATCCGGGCGAAGCCTTCAAATAA
- the dapB gene encoding 4-hydroxy-tetrahydrodipicolinate reductase produces MSETDMKLVVVGAAGRMGQTLIRIAHAMEGVRLHAAVARPGSPFVGRDAGELSGLGPIGVPVTDKPLEAFVDAEGVLDFTSPASTVEFAGLAAQARIVHVIGTTGCSADDEARIRAAARHARVIKSGNMSLGVNLLGVLTEKAARALGAAAWDIEILEMHHKHKVDAPSGTALLLGEAAAKGRGIALAEHSVRVRDGHTGARPQGAIGFATLRGGSVIGEHSVIIAGEGEQVTLSHSATDRTIFARGAVTAALWGRNQKPGFYSMLDVLGLD; encoded by the coding sequence ATGAGCGAAACGGATATGAAGCTCGTGGTGGTCGGCGCGGCCGGCCGAATGGGCCAGACGCTGATCCGGATTGCTCATGCGATGGAGGGCGTGCGCCTGCACGCCGCAGTCGCGCGGCCCGGTTCGCCTTTCGTCGGCCGCGACGCCGGCGAACTCTCTGGGCTCGGGCCGATCGGCGTCCCGGTCACGGACAAGCCGCTCGAAGCGTTCGTTGATGCGGAAGGCGTGCTCGACTTCACCTCGCCGGCGAGCACCGTCGAATTCGCCGGCCTCGCGGCTCAGGCGCGCATCGTTCATGTCATCGGCACGACGGGATGTTCGGCAGACGACGAGGCCAGGATCCGCGCCGCGGCCCGCCACGCTCGCGTCATCAAATCCGGCAATATGAGCCTCGGCGTCAATCTTCTCGGCGTGCTGACGGAGAAGGCGGCGCGTGCGCTCGGGGCGGCGGCCTGGGACATCGAAATCCTGGAAATGCACCACAAGCACAAGGTCGATGCGCCGTCCGGCACGGCCCTGCTGCTCGGCGAGGCGGCGGCCAAGGGTCGCGGCATCGCCCTTGCGGAGCATTCGGTGCGGGTGCGCGACGGCCATACCGGCGCCCGGCCGCAGGGGGCGATCGGCTTTGCCACCTTGCGCGGCGGCTCCGTCATCGGCGAGCACTCCGTCATTATCGCCGGTGAAGGCGAACAGGTGACCCTCTCGCACAGCGCCACGGATCGTACCATCTTTGCGCGCGGTGCGGTGACTGCGGCCCTTTGGGGGCGCAACCAGAAGCCGGGCTTCTATTCCATGCTCGATGTTCTCGGGCTCGACTGA
- a CDS encoding DUF2244 domain-containing protein: MTEGNAETSINDQPIFAAELTPYRSLGYKGFKVLLMIAGAMSLVHVFVFLVIGAWPIVFFLGLDFVLLFGAFWLNYHSARAREEVSVSRTDVAVRKFAPSGRMIEHRFNPFWARFSISRHQEIGIVSMMISGGGRQTDVGSFLNRDDRETFAAAFARALATARSR; the protein is encoded by the coding sequence ATGACCGAAGGCAACGCCGAGACAAGCATCAACGACCAGCCGATCTTCGCGGCCGAGCTTACGCCCTACCGCTCGCTCGGTTACAAGGGCTTCAAGGTTCTTCTGATGATCGCCGGTGCAATGAGCCTGGTTCATGTCTTCGTGTTCCTGGTCATCGGCGCTTGGCCGATTGTCTTCTTCCTCGGGCTGGATTTCGTCCTGCTCTTCGGAGCGTTCTGGCTCAACTACCACTCGGCTCGCGCCCGCGAAGAGGTCAGCGTTTCGCGCACAGACGTGGCAGTGAGGAAGTTTGCACCGTCGGGGAGAATGATCGAACATCGTTTCAACCCCTTCTGGGCGCGATTCAGCATCAGCCGGCATCAGGAGATCGGGATCGTTTCGATGATGATCAGCGGTGGCGGCCGCCAGACCGATGTCGGGTCATTCCTCAATCGCGATGATCGCGAAACGTTCGCCGCAGCCTTCGCCCGCGCACTGGCAACGGCCAGATCGCGATGA
- a CDS encoding adenosine kinase: MTKYDVLTIGNAIVDIIARCNDSFLAENGIIKGAMNLINADRAELLYSRMGPAVEASGGSAGNTAAGVASLGGRAAYFGKIANDQLGEIFTHDIRAQGVHFQTKPLDSHPPTARSMIFVTEDGERSMNTYLGACVELGPDDVEAEVVAQSKVTYFEGYLWDPPRAKDAIREAARIAHANGRETAMTLSDSFCVHRYRDEFLELMRSGTVDIVFANKQEALALYETEDFNLALTMLAKDCKLAAVTLSEEGSVVVRGTECVRVGASAIEQVVDTTGAGDLYAAGFLFGYTTGRSLEDCSKLGNMAAGIVIGQIGPRPMVSLASAAKEAALL, from the coding sequence ATGACAAAATACGATGTGCTGACGATCGGCAACGCGATCGTCGATATCATTGCGCGCTGCAATGACAGCTTTCTTGCGGAAAACGGCATCATCAAGGGCGCGATGAACCTCATCAATGCGGATCGGGCGGAGCTCCTCTATTCACGGATGGGTCCGGCGGTGGAGGCCTCTGGCGGCAGCGCCGGCAATACGGCCGCCGGCGTCGCCAGTCTCGGCGGGCGGGCCGCCTATTTCGGCAAGATCGCCAACGACCAGCTCGGTGAAATCTTCACCCACGACATCCGGGCGCAAGGCGTCCATTTTCAAACCAAGCCGCTGGACAGCCATCCGCCGACCGCACGCTCGATGATCTTCGTCACCGAAGACGGTGAACGCTCGATGAACACCTATCTCGGCGCCTGCGTCGAACTTGGTCCGGACGACGTCGAGGCTGAGGTCGTCGCGCAATCCAAAGTCACCTATTTCGAAGGTTATTTGTGGGATCCGCCGCGGGCCAAGGACGCGATCCGCGAGGCGGCGCGTATCGCCCATGCGAACGGTCGTGAAACAGCCATGACGCTTTCCGACAGTTTCTGCGTGCACCGTTATCGCGACGAGTTCCTGGAGTTGATGCGCTCGGGCACAGTTGACATCGTCTTTGCCAACAAACAGGAAGCGCTGGCGCTGTACGAGACCGAGGATTTCAATCTGGCGCTGACGATGCTTGCGAAGGACTGCAAGCTGGCCGCCGTTACGCTCAGCGAGGAAGGGTCCGTCGTCGTCCGTGGCACAGAGTGCGTGCGCGTCGGCGCCAGCGCCATCGAGCAGGTAGTCGATACGACCGGCGCAGGCGATCTTTATGCTGCGGGCTTTCTTTTCGGCTATACGACCGGTCGATCGCTCGAGGACTGCAGCAAGCTCGGCAACATGGCTGCCGGAATAGTTATCGGCCAGATCGGCCCGCGTCCGATGGTATCGCTTGCAAGCGCCGCCAAGGAAGCCGCGCTCCTCTGA
- a CDS encoding VOC family protein, whose protein sequence is MKSTSYYPVIMTDDVAATSDFYIRHFRFEPLFTTDWYVHLQSSEAEHVTIAILDYRHKTIPEAQRAPVRGLLLNFEVEDADRLYAEAQAAGLPILKPLCDEDFGQRHFITADPNGVLIDIIKPIPPSADFAGAYNAAALPT, encoded by the coding sequence GTGAAATCGACCAGCTATTATCCGGTGATCATGACCGATGATGTCGCCGCAACGTCGGATTTCTACATTCGTCACTTCCGTTTCGAGCCGCTGTTCACCACCGATTGGTACGTCCATCTGCAGTCGAGCGAGGCCGAGCATGTGACGATTGCCATCCTCGACTACCGTCACAAAACGATACCGGAGGCGCAGAGAGCGCCCGTTCGTGGTTTGCTTCTCAATTTCGAAGTCGAGGATGCCGATCGGCTCTATGCTGAGGCGCAAGCAGCCGGGCTCCCCATCCTGAAGCCCCTCTGCGACGAGGATTTCGGCCAGCGGCACTTCATCACCGCCGATCCGAACGGCGTCTTGATCGACATCATCAAACCAATTCCGCCAAGTGCAGATTTTGCCGGCGCCTATAACGCGGCGGCGCTGCCGACGTGA
- a CDS encoding bifunctional helix-turn-helix domain-containing protein/methylated-DNA--[protein]-cysteine S-methyltransferase, whose translation MNVVTSIPTDITPEGTDYDTVCRVIEMLTEDYRDQPSLEKIAGRLGQSPTQLQKTFTRWAGLSPKAFLQAVTLDHAKRLLRQEDMPLLETSFEVGLSGPGRLHDLFVTHEAMSPGEWKARGAGLTVRYGFHPSPFGTALVMITERGLAGLAFADVGQERASFDDMAHRWPNANYVEDSAATARYAARIFNPERWCAEEPLRIFLIGSDFQVRVWQALLNIPLGKATSYSKIADEIGQPTASRAVGAAVGRNPISFVVPCHRALGKSGDLTGYHWGLTRKRAILGWEAGKA comes from the coding sequence ATGAACGTTGTTACATCGATTCCCACCGATATCACGCCGGAAGGCACGGACTATGACACCGTCTGTCGCGTGATCGAGATGCTGACGGAGGATTATCGCGATCAGCCGTCGCTAGAAAAGATCGCCGGTCGCCTGGGCCAGTCGCCGACGCAGCTCCAAAAGACCTTCACCCGCTGGGCCGGCCTCTCGCCCAAGGCCTTCCTCCAAGCGGTAACGCTCGACCACGCCAAGCGGCTCCTGCGGCAGGAAGACATGCCGCTGCTCGAGACCAGCTTCGAGGTCGGGCTGTCCGGCCCCGGGCGCCTGCACGACCTCTTCGTCACCCATGAGGCGATGTCCCCCGGCGAATGGAAAGCGCGCGGCGCAGGCCTTACCGTCCGCTACGGTTTCCATCCCTCACCCTTCGGCACGGCGCTGGTGATGATCACCGAGCGGGGCCTCGCGGGGCTGGCCTTTGCCGATGTCGGCCAGGAGCGCGCAAGTTTCGACGATATGGCGCACCGGTGGCCGAACGCCAACTATGTCGAGGACAGCGCGGCGACAGCGCGCTACGCGGCCCGCATCTTCAATCCGGAGCGCTGGTGCGCGGAAGAACCGCTGCGCATCTTCCTGATCGGCTCGGATTTCCAGGTGAGAGTCTGGCAGGCGTTGCTGAACATTCCGCTCGGAAAGGCGACAAGCTACTCGAAGATCGCGGATGAAATCGGCCAACCGACGGCATCGCGTGCTGTCGGCGCCGCCGTCGGGCGAAATCCGATTTCCTTCGTCGTGCCCTGCCATCGTGCGCTCGGCAAGAGCGGTGACTTGACCGGCTATCATTGGGGACTGACGCGAAAGCGCGCGATCCTCGGTTGGGAAGCGGGCAAGGCGTGA